From a single Bos indicus isolate NIAB-ARS_2022 breed Sahiwal x Tharparkar chromosome 11, NIAB-ARS_B.indTharparkar_mat_pri_1.0, whole genome shotgun sequence genomic region:
- the CCDC138 gene encoding coiled-coil domain-containing protein 138 isoform X1 — protein sequence MPAPPRVRGLFPKKHESASLPGAGHVVRHGAYSPHSPAPPRAVARETTSVAAMEPRVVKPPGQDLVVERLKSRYGLAGGCLSEPGRRRQDVAERRRRPPRTPEDLDIFCCGDKVGPSLRCFSDERRRRPTSPRGVLTVNWQDDELDSFQDLKEPETEEEFTGNDSRVSTSKINRQSFKETDKANAWPANVASRSKSWADYCSDGSDSPSKHIGWPASRAPRKPGLLPRQVSQIYDELLQIHQKLQCETAAQQEFAEELQKRERFLVEREELLFRHEGALSEVKDVREEVLMRFQIMKEQHDAEVEHLTEVLRERNKESKRLRSSFDALKGLNDSLKKQLNEVSEENRKLEVQAKRVQARLDNLQRKYEFMTIQRLKGNPQATHEAKSLKQEKVPASKPCKVSLNGQVYELLTVFMDWISDHHLSKLKNEESGMDGEKPLPTFASQRSDIQEKCVKLLPLMTEQLQWLPFVNARLHEPFVKFIYWSLRQLDAGTQHSTMTATLRRLGEDIFRGVVTKGVQDVALEHSVESRPRTAAFFKSTSLPLRFVSTLIVLKTVTQADFLAQAFDSLCLDLQADEGKSLFLQLQAVPVVLSHLKLSSRGLLPSVMDSLLQMTVESNPRETPQLMGSCHFASVILPTLGFSSSVHGTSHYALRTWNHSQEAHALWEPASKGRSLVASCPSILPGCGLCACFPTAVLRGGPGESQGLEGQLACPGPTAGPRWSSDLNPGLWVGEGLCHTPPTLGCFLLPQGDSLR from the exons ATGCCCGCCCCTCCACGAGTCCGAGGGCTGTTCCCCAAGAAACACGAGTCAGCGTCCCTGCCGGGGGCGGGGCATGTCGTGCGTCACGGCGCATATTCTCCACAcagccccgccccgccgcgcGCTGTTGCCAGGGAGACAACGTCGGTCGCGGCCATGGAGCCAAGAGTCGTGAAGCCGCCGGGGCAAGATCTCGTGGTGGAGCGCCTCAAAAGCCGCTACGGCCTGGCGGGCGGCTGCCTCAGCGAG CCGGGGCGCCGGCGGCAGGACGTGgcggagcggcggcggcggcctccCCGCACCCCAG AGGATTTGGACATCTTCTGCTGTGGAGATAAAGTCGGTCCGTCGTTGAGATGTTTCTCTGACGAGAGAAGGCGGCGCCCCACGTCCCCCCGCGGTGTCCTCACGGTGAACTGGCAAG ATGATGAACTGGATTCTTTTCAAGATTTGAAAGAACCAGAAACAGAAGAAGAGTTCACCGGCAATGATTCTAGAGTTAGTACTTccaaaataaacaggcagtccttTAAAGAGACAGACAAAG CCAATGCCTGGCCAGCTAACGTGGCCTCACGTTCAAAGAGCTGGGCTGACTATTGTAGTGATGGCAGCGACTCCCCTTCCAAGCATATTGGCTGGCCTGCATCCAGGGCCCCACGGAAGCCAGGCCTGCTGCCCCGTCAGGTCAGCCAGATCTACGACGAGCTGCTCCAGATTCACCAGAAGCTGCAG TGTgagactgcagcccagcaggaaTTTGCTGAGGAGCTTCAGAAGCGAGAACGTTTTCTGGTCGAGAGGGAAGAGCTGCTCTTCAGACATGAAGGTGCCTTGAGTGAAGTGAAAGACGTCAGAGAAGAGGTCCTCATGAGGTTCCAGATCATGAAGGAG CAACATGATGCAGAAGTTGAGCACTTAACTGAAGTTCTTAGAGAGAGAAATAAGGAAAGCAAAAGGCTGAGGTCTTCCTTTGATGCATTGAAAGGATTGAATGATAGCTTAAAGAAACAG TTGAATGAAGTGAGTGAAGAAAACAGGAAGCTGGAGGTTCAGGCCAAAAGAGTTCAAGCTCGCTTAGACAATTTACAG AGGAAGTATGAGTTCATGACAATACAGAGACTGAAAGGCAATCCCCAGGCCACTCATGAAGCAAAAAGTTTAAAGCAGGAAAAAGTACCAGCTTCAAAACCTTGTAAG GTATCACTTAATGGACAAGTTTATGAACTTTTAACTGTCTTCATGGACTGGATTTCAGATCATCACCTTAGCAAATTGAAAAATGAGGAATCTGGAATGGATGGTGAAAAACCACTACCCACATTTGCTTCTCAGAGAAGTGATATTCAGGAGAAGTGTGTgaag CTTTTGCCTCTGATGACAGAGCAGCTGCAGTGGTTGCCCTTTGTGAATGCCAGGCTTCACGAGCCTTTCGTGAAGTTTATCTACTGGTCTTTGAGGCAGCTCGATGCCGGGACTCAG CACTCGACCATGACAGCCACACTGAGGAGGCTGGGTGAAGACATATTCAGAGGAGTGGTGACGAAGGGTGTTCAGGACGTGGCCTTAGAGCACTCAGTGGAGAGTCGACCGAGGACAGCTGCCTTCTTCAAGAGCACCAGCTTGCCCCTGAGATTCGTGTCCACTTTAATCGTCCTCAAAACAGTCACTCAAG CTGACTTCCTGGCCCAGGCATTCGACTCGCTGTGTCTGGACCTGCAGGCGGACGAGGGGAAGAGCCTGTTCCTGCAGCTGCAGGCGGTGCCGGTGGTGCTGAGCCACCTGAAGCTCTCCAGCCGGGGGCTGCTGCCCAGTGTGATGGACAGCCTGCTGCAGATGACCGTGGAATCCA ACCCTAGGGAAACCCCTCAACTTATGGGAAGCTGCCATTTTGCTTCAGTGATTCTTCCCACTCTCGGTTTCTCATCTTCCGTGCACGGCACTTCTCATTATGCCTTGAGAACATGGAACCACAGCCAGGAAGCTCACGCTCTGTGGGAGCCAGCAAGCAAGGGCAGGTCCCTGGTGGCCAGTTGTCCCTCCATCCTCCCTGGATGTGGTCTGTGTGCCTGTTTCCCCACAGCGGTCCTGCGAGGAGGCCCTGGGGAAAGCCAGGGCCTGGAAGGTCAGCTGGCTTGTCCTGGACCCACGGCTGGACCGAGGTGGAGTTCGGACTTGAACCCAGGGCTGTGGGTTGGGGAGGGGCTCTGCCACACACCCCCGACCCTGGGCTGCTTCCTCCTGCCCCAGGGGGACAGCCTCCGCTGA
- the CCDC138 gene encoding coiled-coil domain-containing protein 138 isoform X7 has product MPAPPRVRGLFPKKHESASLPGAGHVVRHGAYSPHSPAPPRAVARETTSVAAMEPRVVKPPGQDLVVERLKSRYGLAGGCLSEPGRRRQDVAERRRRPPRTPEDLDIFCCGDKVGPSLRCFSDERRRRPTSPRGVLTVNWQDDELDSFQDLKEPETEEEFTGNDSRVSTSKINRQSFKETDKANAWPANVASRSKSWADYCSDGSDSPSKHIGWPASRAPRKPGLLPRQVSQIYDELLQIHQKLQCETAAQQEFAEELQKRERFLVEREELLFRHEGALSEVKDVREEVLMRFQIMKEQHDAEVEHLTEVLRERNKESKRLRSSFDALKGLNDSLKKQLNEVSEENRKLEVQAKRVQARLDNLQRKYEFMTIQRLKGNPQATHEAKSLKQEKVPASKPCKVSLNGQVYELLTVFMDWISDHHLSKLKNEESGMDGEKPLPTFASQRSDIQEKCVKLLPLMTEQLQWLPFVNARLHEPFVKFIYWSLRQLDAGTQCFHRTGGFDFHEVQLIGYS; this is encoded by the exons ATGCCCGCCCCTCCACGAGTCCGAGGGCTGTTCCCCAAGAAACACGAGTCAGCGTCCCTGCCGGGGGCGGGGCATGTCGTGCGTCACGGCGCATATTCTCCACAcagccccgccccgccgcgcGCTGTTGCCAGGGAGACAACGTCGGTCGCGGCCATGGAGCCAAGAGTCGTGAAGCCGCCGGGGCAAGATCTCGTGGTGGAGCGCCTCAAAAGCCGCTACGGCCTGGCGGGCGGCTGCCTCAGCGAG CCGGGGCGCCGGCGGCAGGACGTGgcggagcggcggcggcggcctccCCGCACCCCAG AGGATTTGGACATCTTCTGCTGTGGAGATAAAGTCGGTCCGTCGTTGAGATGTTTCTCTGACGAGAGAAGGCGGCGCCCCACGTCCCCCCGCGGTGTCCTCACGGTGAACTGGCAAG ATGATGAACTGGATTCTTTTCAAGATTTGAAAGAACCAGAAACAGAAGAAGAGTTCACCGGCAATGATTCTAGAGTTAGTACTTccaaaataaacaggcagtccttTAAAGAGACAGACAAAG CCAATGCCTGGCCAGCTAACGTGGCCTCACGTTCAAAGAGCTGGGCTGACTATTGTAGTGATGGCAGCGACTCCCCTTCCAAGCATATTGGCTGGCCTGCATCCAGGGCCCCACGGAAGCCAGGCCTGCTGCCCCGTCAGGTCAGCCAGATCTACGACGAGCTGCTCCAGATTCACCAGAAGCTGCAG TGTgagactgcagcccagcaggaaTTTGCTGAGGAGCTTCAGAAGCGAGAACGTTTTCTGGTCGAGAGGGAAGAGCTGCTCTTCAGACATGAAGGTGCCTTGAGTGAAGTGAAAGACGTCAGAGAAGAGGTCCTCATGAGGTTCCAGATCATGAAGGAG CAACATGATGCAGAAGTTGAGCACTTAACTGAAGTTCTTAGAGAGAGAAATAAGGAAAGCAAAAGGCTGAGGTCTTCCTTTGATGCATTGAAAGGATTGAATGATAGCTTAAAGAAACAG TTGAATGAAGTGAGTGAAGAAAACAGGAAGCTGGAGGTTCAGGCCAAAAGAGTTCAAGCTCGCTTAGACAATTTACAG AGGAAGTATGAGTTCATGACAATACAGAGACTGAAAGGCAATCCCCAGGCCACTCATGAAGCAAAAAGTTTAAAGCAGGAAAAAGTACCAGCTTCAAAACCTTGTAAG GTATCACTTAATGGACAAGTTTATGAACTTTTAACTGTCTTCATGGACTGGATTTCAGATCATCACCTTAGCAAATTGAAAAATGAGGAATCTGGAATGGATGGTGAAAAACCACTACCCACATTTGCTTCTCAGAGAAGTGATATTCAGGAGAAGTGTGTgaag CTTTTGCCTCTGATGACAGAGCAGCTGCAGTGGTTGCCCTTTGTGAATGCCAGGCTTCACGAGCCTTTCGTGAAGTTTATCTACTGGTCTTTGAGGCAGCTCGATGCCGGGACTCAG TGCTTTCACAGAACAGGAGGTTTTGATTTTCATGAAGTGCAGCTTATCGGTTATTCTTGA